A window from Pichia kudriavzevii chromosome 5, complete sequence encodes these proteins:
- a CDS encoding uncharacterized protein (PKUD0E03800; similar to Saccharomyces cerevisiae YMR126C (DLT1); ancestral locus Anc_2.412) has translation MISYLKSPGKFISLEWLYSASFAILMFFILSMTSTMPVDVIVQSKTTNTHLATNTVIILVICVVFIAFATVLHLFRLLFNKLLLQEIPKPYIPITEKDIGKHASRMIEKEMDRCMQIKEMAMPKGNIEHPGLYHPSEYDNSDNVYELPNDLIYENVIQIIGQEIKYNGTLTLSNSKILRLDNHYSLREHLQFYQSDPKIKRFLDSYEELRFSGKPIYLKDFEEFLQNWSYVKKTI, from the coding sequence ATGATATCGTATCTCAAATCCCCGGGGAAATTTATATCGCTAGAATGGTTGTATTCGGCATCATTTGCAATATTaatgtttttcattttaaGTATGACATCAACAATGCCTGTTGATGTTATCGTCCAGAgtaaaacaacaaatactCATTTGGCTACAAACACTGTCATCATTTTGGTGATTTGTGTTGTTTTCATTGCATTTGCAACTGTACTTCATTTATTTCGGCTCTTGTTCAATAAACTACTTTTACAGGAAATTCCGAAACCTTACATCCCCATAACTGAAAAGGATATTGGGAAACATGCAAGCAGAATGATAGAGAAGGAAATGGATAGATGCATGCAGATCAAAGAAATGGCAATGCCCAAGGGGAACATTGAACATCCCGGCCTATACCACCCTTCAGAGTACGATAATTCAGATAATGTTTATGAATTACCAAATGATCTAATCTACGAGAACGTCATCCAAATAATCGGccaagaaatcaaatacaaTGGTACTTTAACATTGTCTAACTCGAAAATATTGAGATTAGACAACCATTATTCTCTTCGAgaacatcttcaattttatcagTCTGATcctaaaatcaaaaggttTCTCGACTCTTATGAGGAGTTGAGGTTTAGTGGTAAACCAATCTACCTCAAAGACTTTGAGGAATTCCTACAGAACTGGAGTTACGTGAAGAAAACCATTTAA
- a CDS encoding uncharacterized protein (PKUD0E03810; similar to Saccharomyces cerevisiae YGR191W (HIP1); ancestral locus Anc_5.158), whose amino-acid sequence MFDRFRSEKKQPTLSVEAVPDNSSNSIDISKQVSYIPYDITSHADVEKLGYDPEDSGLGELKRGLSSRHVQFISLAGAIGTGLFVGSGAALSTSGPAGLLVGYLVLCFFVWSIMNQLAEMVTWLPIPGKSTPYALVERYTGNKSFSFAAGLNLWYAQALLTPAEISAAAFVIQYWTDLNVAIWISIFWVTIVALNFCAVKVFGETEFWIASIKILTIVGLIIVGIVIFFGGAPKSHGVLGFHYWKHPGAFVEHLAGGNTGKFLACWTSIIKSAFAFILSPELITICAAEAEAPRINLPKAADRFIYRLFFFYICSVLVIGCIVGSNDPRLMNAINEGAEGAAASPFVIGIQIAGIKVLNHIINAAILSSAYSAGNSFLYASSRNLYSMSVRGDIHKVFARVNRFGVPYVSVGASAAIALLAYLNVSDSSSVAFTWFSNISTVSGFIEWVFVSITYLRYRKAMDYHNMNDRVTYRPPIQKFGAYACIFFFSLVALTNGYAVFFHFNGSDFVAAYITLPIVLFVYLAHATWTKNWKGFAPPEEIDVVTGLEEIEKETREYVPPVPRNFLERIWFWIA is encoded by the coding sequence ATGTTCGACAGGTTTAGatcagaaaagaaacagcCTACATTGTCAGTGGAGGCTGTTCCTGATAATTCATCGAACTCCATTGATATCTCAAAACAAGTATCTTATATCCCCTATGATATAACTTCCCACGCCGACGTTGAGAAACTTGGATACGATCCTGAAGATAGTGGTTTGGGTGAACTCAAACGTGGTCTATCTTCCAGACATGTCCAATTCATCTCTTTGGCCGGCGCCATTGGTACCGGTTTGTTTGTGGGTTCAGGCGCCGCACTCTCAACGTCTGGTCCTGCCGGTTTACTAGTTGGTTATCTAGTGCTTTGTTTTTTCGTTTGGTCAATCATGAACCAGTTGGCCGAAATGGTCACATGGCTACCTATTCCTGGTAAATCTACTCCTTATGCCTTGGTTGAACGTTATACTGGTAATAAATCATTCTCATTTGCTGCAGGTCTAAACCTTTGGTACGCTCAGGCGCTTTTGACTCCAGCGGAAATTTCAGCAGCTGCCTTTGTTATTCAATATTGGACAGATTTAAATGTTGCAATATGGATCTCAATCTTTTGGGTGACAATTGTTGCACTTAATTTCTGCGCTGTAAAAGTTTTCGGTGAAACCGAATTCTGGATCGCCTCAATCAAAATCCTAACAATTGTTGGTTTGATCATTGTTGGAATTGTGATCTTCTTCGGTGGTGCTCCTAAATCCCATGGCGTTTTGGGCTTCCATTATTGGAAACATCCCGGTGCGTTTGTTGAACATCTAGCTGGTGGTAATACCGGTAAATTCTTAGCTTGTTGGACTTCAATTATTAAATCTGCATTTGCTTTCATTTTATCTCCAGAATTAATTACCATATGTGCAGCTGAGGCTGAAGCCCCACGAATTAACTTGCCAAAGGCCGCAGATAGATTTATTTATCgtttgttcttcttttacATCTGCAGTGTCTTGGTCATTGGTTGTATTGTTGGCTCCAATGATCCAAGGTTGATGAACGCTATCAATGAAGGTGCAGAAGGTGCTGCAGCTTCTCCATTTGTTATTGGTATTCAAATTGCAGGTATTAAAGTCCTAAACCATATCATTAACGCCGCTATTTTATCATCTGCATACTCTGCTGGTAACTCTTTTCTATATGCATCATCTAGAAACTTATATTCAATGTCTGTGAGGGGTGATATCCATAAAGTATTTGCACGTGTGAATAGATTTGGTGTTCCCTATGTATCTGTTGGTGCCTCTGCTGCAATTGCGTTGTTGGCTTACTTGAATGTCTCGGATTCTTCAAGTGTTGCATTTACTTGGTTCTCAAATATCTCAACTGTTTCTGGTTTTATCGAATGGGTGTTTGTTTCAATTACTTACCTTAGGTACAGAAAGGCAATGGATTACCATAACATGAATGACAGAGTCACTTATAGACCACCAATCCAGAAGTTCGGTGCGTACGcttgtattttctttttttctttagttgCTTTAACTAATGGTTATGCGGTCTTCTTCCACTTTAATGGTAGTGATTTTGTTGCTGCTTATATCACCCTAccaattgttttatttgtttATCTTGCACATGCAACATGGacaaaaaattggaaaggGTTTGCTCCCCcggaagaaattgatgttGTCACTGGCCTCGAAGAAAtcgaaaaggaaacaagAGAGTATGTTCCACCTGTTCCAAGAAATTTCCTTGAACGTATATGGTTCTGGATTGCATAG